The proteins below come from a single Beutenbergia cavernae DSM 12333 genomic window:
- the dapC gene encoding succinyldiaminopimelate transaminase, with protein sequence MGFTAPGAAYPWDALASHRERAAQHPGGVCDLSIGTPVDRTPDVVQDALRAAADAPGYPTAHGTPALRAAVAEWYARRRGVPDVDPDAVLPTVGSKELVALLPSMLGLGAGDVVVVPSAAYPTYEVGATLAGAQVLVSDDPAEWAGREEVALVWLNSPSNPTGEVLGAERMAAVVAAAREVGAVVASDECYAELPWTAPWVDDGVPCVLAPRVSGGSHAGLLSVYSLSKQSNLAGYRAGFVAGDPAIVDSLLQLRRHMGMMVPAPVQAAMVAALTDDAHVAAQRARYVARRDVLLPALREAGFAVEHSEAGLYLWARRDGADLPAGGSADAPCWTTIAWLADRGIVAGPGVFYGPAAGAHVRIALTATDERVAEAARRLTSA encoded by the coding sequence ATGGGCTTCACCGCGCCCGGCGCCGCCTACCCGTGGGACGCGCTGGCCTCGCATCGTGAGCGCGCGGCCCAGCACCCGGGCGGGGTGTGCGACCTGTCGATCGGGACACCTGTCGACCGGACGCCGGACGTGGTGCAGGACGCGCTGCGCGCCGCCGCCGACGCTCCCGGCTACCCGACGGCGCACGGCACCCCCGCGCTGCGGGCGGCCGTCGCGGAGTGGTACGCCCGCCGGCGTGGTGTGCCCGACGTCGACCCGGACGCCGTGCTGCCGACCGTGGGCTCGAAGGAGCTGGTCGCGCTGCTGCCGAGCATGCTCGGGCTGGGCGCGGGAGACGTCGTCGTCGTCCCGTCCGCCGCGTACCCGACGTACGAGGTCGGGGCGACGCTCGCCGGCGCGCAGGTGCTCGTCTCCGACGATCCGGCGGAGTGGGCCGGGCGCGAGGAGGTGGCGCTGGTGTGGCTCAACTCGCCGTCGAACCCGACCGGCGAGGTGCTCGGTGCGGAGCGCATGGCCGCCGTCGTCGCCGCCGCGCGTGAGGTGGGCGCCGTCGTTGCGAGCGACGAGTGCTACGCCGAGCTGCCGTGGACGGCGCCGTGGGTCGACGACGGCGTCCCGTGCGTCCTCGCCCCCCGCGTCTCCGGCGGTTCGCACGCCGGGCTGCTCTCGGTGTACTCGCTGTCGAAGCAGTCCAACCTCGCGGGCTATCGCGCGGGGTTCGTGGCGGGCGACCCGGCGATCGTGGACTCGCTGCTCCAGCTGCGGCGGCACATGGGGATGATGGTGCCCGCGCCGGTGCAGGCCGCCATGGTGGCCGCGCTGACCGACGACGCGCACGTCGCGGCGCAGCGAGCCCGATACGTCGCCCGCCGCGACGTCCTGCTGCCGGCCCTGCGGGAGGCGGGGTTCGCCGTCGAGCACTCCGAGGCAGGCCTGTACCTGTGGGCCCGCCGCGACGGCGCCGACCTGCCCGCGGGAGGCTCCGCCGACGCGCCCTGCTGGACGACGATCGCCTGGCTGGCCGATCGCGGGATCGTCGCCGGCCCGGGCGTCTTCTACGGACCCGCGGCGGGCGCGCACGTGCGGATCGCGCTGACGGCGACCGACGAACGCGTCGCCGAGGCGGCTCGCCGGCTCACCTCCGCCTGA
- a CDS encoding citrate synthase, with protein sequence MTETALEPATFEVGETHLEFQRIPASEGNDGVAIGSLLKETGLVTVDPGFMNTASCTSEITYIDGDAGVLRYRGYPIDQLAKSSSFLEVAYLLVHGELPNAAELGAFVERVERHTHLHENFRNLIGAFPRDAHPMAILSSAVSALPGYYPESVDPFDPARVELATVLLLAKAPTIAAYAHRHSLGQEMIGPEPSLGYVGDFLRMCFADGGEYEPSPSLAEALNLLLVLHADHEQNCSTSTVRIVGSAHANLYASVSAGINALSGPLHGGANEAVLEMLRDIRESDDDVDTFMKRVKNKDKGVRLMGFGHRVYKNYDPRAAIVKSTADRILSELGKRDEMLDIAMRLEEIALSDSYFIERKLYPNVDFYTGLIYKAMGFPTTMFTPLFAVGRMPGWIAQWREMMNDPTTKIGRPRQVYTGHTDRDYVELDAR encoded by the coding sequence ATGACCGAGACCGCGCTGGAGCCTGCCACGTTCGAGGTGGGCGAGACCCACCTCGAGTTCCAGCGCATCCCCGCGAGCGAGGGGAACGACGGCGTCGCCATCGGTTCGCTCCTCAAGGAGACCGGTCTCGTCACCGTCGACCCCGGCTTCATGAACACGGCGTCGTGCACCTCGGAGATCACGTACATCGACGGCGATGCCGGCGTCCTGCGCTACCGCGGCTACCCCATCGACCAGCTCGCGAAGAGCTCCTCGTTCCTCGAGGTCGCCTACCTGCTCGTGCACGGCGAGCTGCCGAACGCCGCCGAGCTCGGGGCGTTCGTCGAGCGCGTCGAGCGGCACACGCACCTGCACGAGAACTTCCGCAACCTCATCGGGGCGTTCCCGCGGGACGCCCACCCGATGGCGATCCTCTCGAGCGCCGTCTCCGCGCTGCCGGGTTACTACCCGGAGAGCGTGGACCCGTTCGACCCGGCGCGCGTCGAGCTCGCCACCGTGCTGCTGCTGGCCAAGGCGCCCACCATCGCGGCGTACGCCCACCGGCACTCGCTCGGCCAGGAGATGATCGGACCCGAGCCCAGCCTCGGCTACGTCGGCGACTTCCTGCGGATGTGCTTCGCCGACGGCGGCGAGTACGAGCCGTCGCCGTCTCTCGCCGAGGCGCTCAACCTGCTGCTCGTGCTGCACGCCGACCACGAGCAGAACTGCTCGACGTCGACCGTGCGGATCGTCGGTTCGGCGCACGCGAACCTGTACGCGTCGGTCTCGGCGGGCATCAACGCACTGTCCGGGCCGCTCCACGGCGGCGCGAACGAGGCGGTGCTCGAGATGCTGCGTGACATCCGCGAGTCCGATGACGACGTCGACACGTTCATGAAGCGCGTCAAGAACAAGGACAAGGGTGTCCGGCTCATGGGCTTCGGGCACCGCGTGTACAAGAACTACGACCCGCGCGCCGCGATCGTGAAGTCCACCGCCGATCGCATCCTGTCGGAGCTCGGCAAGCGCGACGAGATGCTCGACATCGCGATGCGGCTCGAGGAGATCGCCCTCTCCGACTCGTACTTCATCGAGCGGAAGCTGTACCCGAACGTCGACTTCTACACGGGGCTCATCTACAAGGCGATGGGCTTCCCGACGACGATGTTCACGCCGCTGTTCGCCGTCGGCCGGATGCCCGGCTGGATCGCGCAGTGGCGCGAGATGATGAACGACCCGACGACGAAGATCGGGCGCCCGCGGCAGGTCTACACCGGGCACACCGACCGGGACTACGTGGAGCTCGACGCGCGCTGA
- the dapD gene encoding 2,3,4,5-tetrahydropyridine-2,6-dicarboxylate N-succinyltransferase: MTRTASGIGLATTSDLDDGAVLDVWFPSPVLGTPDEEAEQATRALLEPLATEDVARAVRRTVVTTTVDLDAAPSDAADTYLRLHLLSHRLVTPNSVSLDGVFGALANVVWTSAGPCSPTRFEETRARLLARDGSLTVHGVDKFPRMTDYVLPAGVRIADASRVRLGAHLASGTTVMHEGFVNYNAGSLGTAMIEGRVSQGVVIGDGTDIGGGASIMGTLSGGGTEVVTIGRRTLLGANAGTGISLGDDCVVEAGLYLTAGTKVTLAGGAATAASGDDDGPRVVAARELSGASGLLFRRNSRTGAVEALARATGSVELNDALHAQ; this comes from the coding sequence ATGACGCGTACCGCCTCCGGAATCGGCCTCGCCACGACCTCCGACCTCGACGACGGCGCCGTCCTGGATGTCTGGTTCCCCTCTCCCGTGCTCGGCACGCCGGACGAGGAGGCCGAGCAGGCGACGCGTGCGCTCCTGGAGCCGCTCGCGACCGAAGACGTCGCTCGGGCCGTGCGGCGCACCGTGGTAACGACGACCGTCGACCTGGACGCCGCGCCGTCGGACGCCGCCGACACGTACCTCCGCCTGCACCTCCTCTCGCACCGCCTCGTCACGCCGAACTCCGTCTCTCTCGACGGCGTCTTCGGGGCGTTGGCGAACGTGGTCTGGACCTCGGCAGGGCCGTGCTCCCCGACCCGCTTCGAGGAGACGCGCGCCCGTCTGCTCGCCCGCGACGGCTCCCTCACCGTGCACGGCGTCGACAAGTTCCCGCGCATGACCGACTACGTGCTGCCGGCCGGCGTCCGGATCGCCGATGCGTCGCGGGTGCGGCTCGGCGCGCACCTCGCCTCCGGCACGACGGTCATGCACGAGGGGTTCGTCAACTACAACGCGGGCAGCCTCGGGACCGCGATGATCGAGGGACGGGTCTCGCAGGGCGTCGTCATCGGGGACGGCACGGACATCGGTGGCGGCGCATCGATCATGGGCACCCTGTCCGGCGGCGGCACGGAGGTCGTCACGATCGGTCGCCGCACGCTGCTCGGCGCGAACGCCGGCACGGGCATCAGCCTGGGCGACGACTGCGTCGTCGAGGCCGGCCTCTACCTCACCGCCGGCACGAAGGTCACGCTCGCGGGCGGCGCGGCCACCGCTGCGAGCGGGGACGACGACGGCCCTCGCGTCGTCGCCGCTCGCGAGCTCTCGGGGGCGTCAGGTCTGCTCTTCCGCCGCAACTCCCGCACCGGCGCCGTGGAGGCGCTCGCCCGCGCGACCGGCTCGGTCGAGCTCAACGACGCCCTCCACGCCCAGTAG
- a CDS encoding MFS transporter, which yields MSTQVTTAPDPTAAPAGVARRPWWAVVTLGLGILTLVTSEFLPSSLLSPIAADLGISDGTAGQLVTATAVAGILAGPVIVASLPPVDRRLVMVALTALSVGSNVVVALAPSLPLMLAGRALLGVALSGFWALSLSVVSRLVPAQRLGRAMTIVNTGVSLATVAAIPVGAFLGERAGWRAVFLGAAAVGVLTLVLQLTALPRILVDERSGLRPLLDTLRTPALALGFVGLALLVTGNFAAFTYLRPMLDGVGGMNAGLLAVVLAAYGVASFAGNVVAGVVGDRRLRALLVAVPLAVAASTAALGIAGDSLLVVVGTVVLWGLGAGAIPTMIQTWLARVAPDRLESGGGLIVATFQTSIALGAALGGLLVDAFDVDLAFLVAGLAAGLGALVFSRVRTG from the coding sequence ATGTCCACGCAGGTCACCACCGCCCCCGATCCCACCGCCGCCCCAGCCGGCGTCGCCCGACGTCCCTGGTGGGCGGTCGTCACGCTGGGCCTCGGGATCCTCACGCTCGTCACGAGCGAGTTCCTGCCGTCGAGCCTGCTCTCGCCGATCGCGGCGGACCTCGGCATCAGCGACGGCACCGCCGGCCAGCTCGTCACGGCCACGGCCGTCGCGGGGATCCTCGCGGGCCCGGTGATCGTCGCGTCCCTCCCTCCGGTCGACCGGCGCCTGGTCATGGTGGCGCTCACCGCGCTCTCGGTCGGCTCCAACGTGGTTGTGGCCCTCGCCCCGAGCCTCCCGCTCATGCTGGCCGGGCGTGCGCTGCTCGGCGTCGCGCTCTCCGGCTTCTGGGCCCTGTCGCTGTCGGTGGTGTCCCGGCTCGTCCCCGCGCAGCGCCTCGGACGCGCCATGACGATCGTCAACACGGGTGTCTCCCTCGCCACGGTCGCGGCCATCCCCGTCGGGGCGTTCCTCGGGGAGCGGGCGGGCTGGCGAGCGGTGTTCCTCGGCGCGGCCGCCGTCGGCGTCCTGACGCTCGTGCTGCAGCTCACGGCACTGCCCCGGATCCTCGTCGACGAGCGCTCCGGGCTGCGGCCGCTGCTCGACACCCTGCGCACGCCGGCGCTCGCGCTCGGGTTCGTGGGTCTCGCGCTGCTCGTCACGGGGAACTTCGCGGCCTTCACCTATCTGCGGCCGATGCTCGACGGGGTCGGGGGCATGAATGCGGGGCTGCTCGCCGTCGTGCTCGCCGCCTACGGCGTCGCGAGCTTCGCCGGGAACGTGGTCGCCGGCGTCGTCGGGGACCGCCGGCTGCGCGCGCTGCTCGTGGCGGTCCCCCTCGCCGTCGCCGCGTCGACGGCGGCCCTCGGCATCGCCGGCGACAGCCTCCTCGTCGTCGTCGGGACCGTCGTGCTGTGGGGCCTCGGCGCGGGGGCGATCCCGACGATGATCCAGACCTGGCTCGCGCGCGTCGCGCCGGACCGCCTCGAGAGCGGTGGTGGGCTCATCGTCGCGACGTTCCAGACCTCTATCGCACTCGGTGCGGCGCTCGGGGGCCTCCTCGTGGACGCGTTCGACGTCGACCTCGCGTTCTTGGTCGCCGGGCTCGCGGCGGGACTCGGCGCGCTCGTCTTCTCGCGCGTCCGGACGGGCTGA
- a CDS encoding AraC family transcriptional regulator, protein MSATVTPAIEPARAASVLAPSPVLTPAPPRPGGPDAKAAEELLRRMRWSAGALRRLSLDPHAATVVDGAGLRLLHVTGGSAVLRSRREDDGAVGPLSDPHEVTLQAGDVALLPHAGRHELHAARDGGACVLTAGLTLEASPFDRVSALMPTVLFTCGFRLDDPAYAGLVALIDREVSAESPTSSILVDRLIDVVVSAALRAWLERGCGNARAWLAQAHDPHLGRALEAIHAEPGSSWRVEDLARLAHSSRSQFAERFRSSVGESPARYVTGVRMRRAEELLRTGRGVSEVAFALGYDSDEGFSRAFRRHSGLAPSEWRRRGAEATAPVG, encoded by the coding sequence ATGAGCGCCACCGTGACGCCCGCGATCGAACCCGCCCGCGCGGCGTCGGTGCTGGCGCCGTCGCCCGTCCTGACGCCGGCGCCGCCACGTCCCGGCGGCCCGGACGCCAAGGCCGCGGAGGAGCTGCTGCGCCGGATGCGCTGGTCGGCGGGCGCCCTGCGACGCCTGAGCCTCGACCCGCACGCCGCGACGGTCGTCGACGGCGCCGGCCTTCGGCTCCTCCACGTGACGGGCGGGTCGGCGGTGCTGCGCTCCCGACGGGAGGACGACGGCGCGGTGGGACCGCTCTCCGACCCGCATGAGGTCACGCTCCAGGCAGGTGACGTGGCGCTCCTCCCGCACGCGGGGCGGCACGAGCTGCACGCTGCGCGGGACGGCGGGGCGTGCGTCCTCACCGCCGGGCTCACCCTGGAGGCGTCGCCGTTCGACCGCGTGAGCGCGCTCATGCCCACGGTGCTCTTCACCTGCGGCTTCCGCCTCGACGACCCGGCCTACGCGGGACTCGTCGCGCTCATCGACCGCGAGGTGTCGGCCGAGTCCCCCACGTCCTCGATCCTCGTGGACCGCCTCATCGACGTCGTCGTCTCCGCCGCCCTGCGGGCATGGCTCGAGCGAGGCTGCGGCAACGCCCGCGCCTGGCTCGCGCAGGCGCACGACCCGCACCTGGGCCGCGCGCTCGAGGCCATCCACGCCGAACCTGGGTCGAGCTGGCGCGTCGAGGACCTCGCCCGGCTGGCGCACTCCTCCCGGTCCCAGTTCGCGGAGCGGTTCCGCAGCAGCGTGGGCGAGTCGCCCGCCCGCTACGTCACCGGCGTGCGCATGCGCCGCGCCGAGGAGCTCCTGCGGACCGGCCGCGGCGTCAGCGAGGTCGCGTTCGCGCTCGGCTACGACTCCGACGAGGGGTTCAGCCGCGCGTTCCGCCGGCACAGCGGCCTCGCCCCGAGCGAGTGGCGCCGCCGCGGCGCGGAGGCGACGGCGCCCGTCGGGTGA
- a CDS encoding META domain-containing protein → MVTIIGTWRFEDVGGVGVDQGRPPVVVFGADGTISGSTGVNRLTGTFTLDGDRLTLSPLATTRMMGPDHLMDLERAVLDFLAGPLSVEVSDDGAILALQGPDATSRLVAEPVDEVAVDAGASASAPAPLAVHGQVFAASPTPLPPGASLEVQLLDTAKADAPAEVLASAVEPVAALPAAYQVVVDRDVVLEAGAPALRARVVDGDRLLWTTDTHVAVDVYVAAEPIALQVVPVG, encoded by the coding sequence ATGGTCACGATCATCGGAACCTGGCGGTTCGAGGACGTCGGCGGCGTCGGGGTGGACCAGGGGCGACCGCCGGTCGTCGTGTTCGGCGCCGACGGCACCATCAGCGGCAGTACCGGCGTGAACCGGCTGACCGGGACGTTCACGCTCGACGGCGACCGGCTCACCCTCAGCCCGCTCGCGACGACCCGCATGATGGGCCCGGACCACCTCATGGACCTCGAGCGCGCGGTGCTCGACTTCCTGGCCGGGCCGCTCTCGGTCGAGGTGTCCGACGACGGCGCGATCCTCGCCCTGCAGGGTCCCGACGCCACGTCGCGGCTGGTCGCTGAGCCGGTTGACGAGGTCGCCGTCGACGCCGGGGCGAGCGCCTCGGCACCGGCGCCGCTGGCCGTCCACGGCCAGGTGTTCGCGGCGTCGCCCACCCCGTTGCCGCCCGGCGCCTCGCTCGAGGTCCAGCTGCTCGACACGGCGAAGGCCGACGCGCCTGCCGAGGTGCTGGCGAGCGCCGTCGAGCCGGTGGCCGCGCTGCCGGCCGCCTACCAGGTCGTGGTGGACCGGGACGTCGTGCTCGAGGCCGGAGCGCCCGCGCTGCGGGCTCGTGTGGTCGACGGCGACCGCCTGCTGTGGACGACGGACACGCACGTCGCCGTCGACGTCTACGTGGCCGCCGAACCGATCGCGCTGCAGGTCGTGCCGGTGGGCTGA
- a CDS encoding NUDIX domain-containing protein: MTSSSDLPTPGHPSDAWVHCACGERHWGTHGAAGLLLTDGGRVVLQHRAAWSHHGDTWGVPGGALLPGEGAPAGALREAREEAGIDAGAVRLLATSVLQHPDWSYTTLLATAGAPVRPRATDPESVEVAWVACDDVAGLPLHPGFGLAWPQLRDMLVRRPLLVVDAANVVGSVPDGWWRDRRAATARLRDGLADALADGLDADLLGLPGQRWWPDVVLVVEGAARGVPAPDERTRPWRAGSLTVVSAAGSGDDAVVRVVEEALSVSVAGSGDAVEEALSASAARSGDADDAAPVGAARRPADVTVATADRGLLARLPPGVGTASPRAVRGLGRPA, from the coding sequence GTGACGTCGTCGTCGGACCTCCCCACCCCAGGCCACCCGAGCGACGCCTGGGTGCACTGCGCGTGCGGCGAGCGGCACTGGGGAACCCACGGTGCCGCGGGGCTGCTGCTCACGGACGGCGGCCGCGTCGTGCTCCAGCACCGCGCCGCGTGGAGCCACCACGGAGACACGTGGGGCGTGCCCGGCGGTGCCCTGCTGCCCGGCGAAGGGGCGCCGGCCGGCGCGTTGCGCGAGGCGCGCGAGGAGGCCGGCATCGACGCGGGTGCGGTCCGCCTGCTCGCCACCTCCGTGCTGCAGCACCCCGACTGGAGCTACACCACCCTCCTCGCCACGGCCGGCGCGCCGGTCCGGCCGCGCGCGACCGATCCGGAGTCGGTGGAGGTCGCGTGGGTGGCGTGCGACGACGTCGCCGGCCTGCCGCTGCATCCCGGCTTCGGCCTGGCGTGGCCCCAGCTGCGGGACATGCTCGTTCGGCGGCCCCTGCTCGTGGTCGACGCCGCGAACGTCGTCGGCTCGGTCCCCGACGGCTGGTGGCGCGACCGACGCGCGGCCACCGCCCGCCTGCGGGACGGCCTTGCCGACGCGCTCGCCGACGGCCTCGACGCCGATCTCCTCGGCCTGCCGGGGCAGCGCTGGTGGCCCGACGTCGTCCTCGTCGTCGAGGGCGCCGCTCGCGGCGTGCCCGCACCCGACGAGCGCACGCGCCCGTGGCGGGCCGGGAGCCTGACCGTGGTGAGCGCGGCAGGCTCCGGTGACGACGCCGTCGTGCGCGTCGTCGAGGAGGCGCTCAGCGTGTCCGTGGCGGGCTCTGGCGACGCCGTCGAGGAGGCGCTCAGCGCGTCCGCAGCGCGCTCTGGCGACGCCGACGACGCCGCGCCGGTGGGCGCGGCACGGCGGCCCGCGGACGTGACCGTCGCGACGGCGGACCGCGGCCTCCTCGCCCGGCTCCCGCCCGGCGTCGGCACCGCGAGCCCCCGCGCCGTCCGCGGGCTCGGCCGACCCGCCTGA
- a CDS encoding acetyl/propionyl/methylcrotonyl-CoA carboxylase subunit alpha produces the protein MATAVETDRSAVISRPVTKVLVANRGEIAVRVVRALRDASLASVAVYSDTDRDAPFVRLADEAFALGGTRAAETYLDAGKVLDVARRSGADAVHPGYGFLSEQAEFAQAVIDAGLTWIGPSPAAIEALGDKVSARHIAQRAGAPLVAGTPDPVASADEVVAFATQHGLPVAIKAAFGGGGRGLKVARTLEEIPELFDSAVREATASFGRGECFVERFLDRPRHVETQCLADAYGTVVVVSTRDCSLQRRHQKLVEEAPAPFLTPEQDAELRRASIAILQEARYEGAGTCEFLVASDGTISFLEVNTRLQVEHCVTEEIAGIDLVREQLRIAAGEPLGYSEVTTRGHSIEFRINGEDPAANFLPTPGTPSTVHWPGGPGVRVDAGIAAGQPVTGNFDSMLAKIVVTGATRTQAIERARRALAETEIAGIPTVLPFHRAVLTEPAFVASDGQFGIWTTWIESEMVGRLVRSPAAPPATPAPSSDADEKMERVVVEVGGKRLEVVLPAGLGIAAGGAQRRRPARRSAARPTASANGKALSSPMQGTIVKVAAADGDVVAEGDLVVVLEAMKMEQPLVAHRAGTIRALTAAVGDGVSAGTVICEIDPTP, from the coding sequence ATGGCGACCGCCGTCGAGACCGACCGCAGTGCGGTGATCAGCCGACCCGTGACGAAGGTCCTCGTGGCCAACCGGGGAGAGATCGCCGTCCGCGTCGTCCGGGCTCTGCGGGACGCGTCGCTGGCGTCCGTCGCCGTCTACTCCGACACCGACCGTGATGCGCCGTTCGTCCGCCTCGCCGACGAGGCGTTCGCCCTCGGCGGGACCCGCGCGGCCGAGACGTACCTCGACGCCGGGAAGGTGCTCGACGTCGCCCGGCGCAGCGGAGCCGACGCCGTCCATCCCGGGTACGGCTTCCTGTCGGAGCAGGCCGAGTTCGCCCAGGCGGTGATCGACGCCGGCCTCACGTGGATCGGGCCGTCGCCCGCGGCGATCGAGGCGCTCGGCGACAAGGTGAGCGCCCGGCACATCGCCCAGCGAGCCGGTGCACCGCTCGTCGCCGGCACGCCGGACCCGGTCGCGAGCGCGGACGAGGTCGTCGCCTTCGCCACGCAGCACGGGCTCCCGGTGGCGATCAAGGCGGCCTTCGGCGGCGGGGGGCGCGGCCTCAAGGTGGCCCGCACGCTCGAGGAGATCCCCGAGCTGTTCGACTCCGCCGTCCGCGAGGCGACGGCGTCGTTCGGCCGCGGCGAGTGCTTCGTCGAGCGGTTCCTCGACCGGCCACGGCACGTCGAGACCCAGTGCCTCGCCGATGCGTACGGCACCGTGGTGGTCGTCTCGACCCGCGACTGCTCGCTGCAGCGGCGCCATCAGAAGCTCGTCGAGGAGGCGCCCGCGCCGTTCCTCACGCCCGAGCAGGACGCCGAGCTGCGCCGCGCCTCGATCGCGATCCTGCAGGAGGCCCGCTACGAGGGCGCGGGGACGTGCGAGTTCCTCGTCGCCTCCGACGGCACGATCTCCTTCCTCGAGGTGAACACGCGGCTCCAGGTGGAGCACTGCGTGACCGAGGAGATCGCCGGGATCGACCTGGTGCGCGAGCAGCTCCGCATCGCCGCTGGCGAGCCGCTCGGGTACAGCGAGGTCACCACCCGCGGGCACTCGATCGAGTTCCGCATCAACGGCGAGGACCCGGCCGCCAACTTCCTCCCGACTCCGGGGACCCCCAGCACCGTGCACTGGCCGGGCGGGCCGGGCGTCCGCGTCGACGCCGGCATCGCCGCCGGGCAGCCCGTGACCGGCAACTTCGACTCGATGCTCGCGAAGATCGTGGTCACCGGTGCCACGCGCACGCAGGCGATCGAGCGCGCCCGCCGCGCGCTCGCCGAGACCGAGATCGCCGGAATCCCGACGGTGCTGCCGTTCCACCGCGCCGTGCTCACCGAGCCCGCGTTCGTCGCGAGCGACGGACAGTTCGGGATCTGGACGACGTGGATCGAGTCGGAGATGGTCGGCCGCCTCGTCCGGTCCCCCGCCGCCCCTCCCGCGACGCCCGCACCCTCGAGCGACGCCGACGAGAAGATGGAACGGGTCGTCGTCGAGGTCGGCGGGAAGCGGCTCGAGGTCGTCCTCCCGGCGGGACTCGGGATCGCTGCCGGCGGCGCGCAGCGGCGTCGCCCCGCGCGGCGGAGCGCGGCGCGACCCACGGCGTCGGCGAACGGGAAGGCGCTCAGCTCGCCGATGCAGGGCACGATCGTGAAGGTCGCCGCTGCCGACGGCGACGTCGTCGCCGAGGGGGATCTCGTCGTCGTGCTCGAGGCCATGAAGATGGAGCAGCCGCTCGTCGCGCACCGGGCGGGAACGATCCGCGCGCTGACGGCGGCGGTCGGCGACGGCGTCAGCGCCGGCACCGTGATCTGCGAGATCGACCCCACGCCCTGA
- a CDS encoding VOC family protein produces the protein MDAEYYSSRGADDPHRPRPFSGFSADDIPAARAFYADVMGLRVTEEHGMLTLHLGGGAGVLVYPKPNHEPATFTVLNFPVPDIDAAVAELASKGVELLRYDGMPQDDAGVMRGQGPPIAWFTDPAGNVLSVLQED, from the coding sequence ATGGACGCGGAGTACTACTCCTCCCGCGGCGCCGACGACCCGCACCGACCCCGCCCGTTCAGCGGCTTCTCCGCCGACGACATCCCCGCGGCGCGCGCCTTCTACGCCGACGTCATGGGGCTGCGGGTCACGGAGGAGCACGGCATGCTCACGCTGCACCTGGGCGGCGGCGCCGGCGTGCTCGTGTACCCGAAGCCGAACCACGAACCGGCGACGTTCACCGTGCTCAACTTCCCGGTACCGGACATCGACGCGGCAGTCGCCGAGCTCGCGTCGAAGGGTGTCGAGCTCCTGCGCTACGACGGCATGCCGCAGGACGACGCCGGCGTCATGCGAGGACAGGGGCCGCCGATCGCCTGGTTCACGGACCCCGCGGGCAACGTGCTGTCGGTCCTGCAGGAGGACTGA
- a CDS encoding GNAT family N-acetyltransferase translates to MTGLTLRPARPDEAALLGDLALHSKAHWGYDDDFLAIVAGELTYDPASIEARRTVVAERDGDVVGFVTLDGAPPVGEIGNLFVEPAAIGTGVGRALWDHAVDAAAALGFDTLVIESDPFAAGFYASRGAQPDGETPSGSIPGRVLPRFRYDLTGR, encoded by the coding sequence ATGACGGGCCTGACCCTGCGACCTGCCCGACCCGACGAAGCCGCGCTGCTCGGCGACCTCGCGCTGCACTCGAAGGCGCACTGGGGGTACGACGACGACTTCCTCGCCATCGTCGCCGGCGAGCTCACGTACGACCCGGCGAGCATCGAGGCACGCCGCACGGTCGTCGCGGAGCGGGACGGCGACGTCGTCGGGTTCGTGACGCTCGACGGCGCACCGCCGGTCGGCGAGATCGGGAACCTCTTCGTGGAGCCCGCCGCGATCGGGACAGGCGTCGGCCGGGCCTTGTGGGACCACGCCGTCGACGCCGCCGCCGCGCTCGGATTCGACACCCTCGTCATCGAGTCCGACCCGTTCGCCGCGGGCTTCTACGCGTCCAGAGGCGCGCAGCCGGACGGCGAGACGCCATCCGGATCGATCCCGGGTCGTGTCCTGCCGCGCTTCCGCTACGACCTCACCGGGCGCTGA